The nucleotide sequence GCCGATCGAACCGGTCGAACCGAGAACCGTGACGGTGCGCATGGCGGCATCATCGCACGCCCCCGCGACGCCGGCCGGCCGGTGCTACGCTTCCCCGCATGTGGGTCCGCGACGCGATGACGCCCGACCCGGCGACCGTCGAGGCCGACGTGCCGCTGCTCGCCGCGATGGAACGCCTTCGCGACGGTGGCTTTCGTCGCCTCCCGGTCGTCGAGGCGGGTCGCCTCGTCGGCCTCGTCACCGCCCGCGACCTGAGCGCCGCCACCCCCGGGGGGCGCACCCCCGTCTCGGTGTACGACCTCGACGACCTGTTGGCGCGCACCACCGTCGCGGACGTCCTGCCGGAGGCGTTGTACGTCACGACGCCCGACGCGCCGATCGAGCGGGCCGCGGCGCGCATGGCGCAGCGCAAGGTGTCGGGCCTTCCGGTCGTCGACGGCGAACGGCTGGTCGGCATCCTCACGATCGGGGACGTGCTCCGCGCCTTCGTCGGGATGCTGGGCGACCGCGAGGGCGGCACCCGCGTCGTGCTGGACCTGCCCGACCGGCCCGGCGTCCTGGAGCGCGTCGCGGGCGTCGCGGCGCCCTCGAACATCGTGGCGGTCGCGAGCTCGGTCGTGGATCCGGGGCGAACGCGACGCGTCACGGTCCGCGTGGTCGGCCCCGACGCCGCCGCCTACCCCGACCGCCTCCGCGCGGCCGGCCTCGAGGTGCGCGACGCGCGCGACGAGGGGGCGGCCCCCCCGTGAGCGACGGGGCGGACCTGCAGGCCTGGCAGGCGCGCCTGGAGGCCGCGGCGGGCGGCGGTCGCGTCGCCTCCACGCCCTTCCTGGAGGAGGCGGCGTCGAGCCGCCTCCGGGCCGCGCTGCGCGCCGCCGGCGTGGCGGTGTCCGCGGACGGCGGGTATCCCGGCGCCGCCCGCCGGGTGGTGACGACGCGCCCCCCGCACGTTCCCGTCGCGACGCCGGCCCTGGCCGCGTGGACGTGCGAAGCGCCGACCGACCCCGAGGCGTTGCGCGCCGCGCTGGAGGCGGCCGGCGTCCCGCCCGAGCGGATGGGGGACGCCGTGCCGCACGCGCGGGGCGCCAGCGTGATCGTCCTGGCCGACGGCGGCGCGCCGCCGAACGACGTCGCCCTGGCGGGCGTCCCGTGCCCGCTGGCGGGGGTCGACGTGGACCGGGTCGCGGTCGGGACGGCGAAGGAGGCGCGCATCGTGGTGCCCTCGCTCCGCGCGGACGTCGTGGGCGCGACCGCGCTCGGGCGGTCGCGCTCCTGGTTCGACAAGGGCGTCGCCGCCGGCCGCGTCCGCATCGACGGCGCCCCGGCGGGCAAGGCGACCCCCGTCGCGGTGGGCGCCGAGGTGTGGGCGGAGGGGCTCGGGCGGGTCGTGGTGCTCGAGGACCTGGGCGCCACCCGGCGCGGCAAACGCGCCGTGCGGGTCCGCACCGAACGCCCCCGCGGCTGACGCCGGCGACCCCGGCCGGGCGCGCCCGGGGCGCGGTCGGGTCAGGTCCGGACGCGTTTGCCGGTGCCGCTGCGCGCCTTGAAGACGAGCCGGACCGGGACCTCCCCGAACCCCAAGTCCTCCTGGATGCGGTTGCGCAGGTAGTGCTCGTACGCGCGGGTGAGGAGCCGTTCGTCGTTGACGCTCAGCACGAACGTGGGGGGCGCGACGTCCGCCTGCGTGGCGTACAGCAGCTTCAGCGACCGGCCCTTGTGGTTGGGCGGCGTCTGGCGTTGCGTCCACACCTCGAGCCAGCCGTTCAGCGTGCCGGTCGCCACGCGCCGGCGGGCCTGGTCGTACACCCGGACGACGGAGGCGAGGAGCTCGTGGAGACCGAAGTCGGTCTTCGCGCTGACGTACACCCACGGGGCGAACGTGAGGTGCGCGAGATCGATCGCGAGTTGCGTCCGGAACGCCTGCAGGTCCTCGTCCTCGACGAGGTCCCACTTGTTGATCGCGACGACCACCGGCGTGCCGGTCTCGAGGGCGAGGCCGGCGATGCGCATCTCGTGATCGCCGACCTCGAACGGGTCGACGACGAGGATCGCGA is from Trueperaceae bacterium and encodes:
- a CDS encoding CBS domain-containing protein gives rise to the protein MWVRDAMTPDPATVEADVPLLAAMERLRDGGFRRLPVVEAGRLVGLVTARDLSAATPGGRTPVSVYDLDDLLARTTVADVLPEALYVTTPDAPIERAAARMAQRKVSGLPVVDGERLVGILTIGDVLRAFVGMLGDREGGTRVVLDLPDRPGVLERVAGVAAPSNIVAVASSVVDPGRTRRVTVRVVGPDAAAYPDRLRAAGLEVRDARDEGAAPP